TGAAATCGTTCCTGAGGACATGGGCGGCCCCCTGTTTTTCCAACACCCGGCCGTGAATCAGCGGGTCGCCGCTGCGCCGGGCAATGTCGACGGCCTCTTGCAGCGTGGCTCCTGATTCGGGCAGATGAAGTTGTGCCTGTAATTCTCCCGCCACTGCCAACACGGTCGCCTGCCTTGCCCACAGCCCCACCTGTCGTGCGTACCCTGCTGCCTTCAGATATTGAGCGATGGCCCCATGCGGATCCCCCAGCAGCGCATGTTGAATATCCCCCTGTCTCTCACGGAGGACGCCCGCCTGCTCCCAGTCTCCGGCCTGCTCAGCAATCTGTACCGCCTTGGCCAGCAGGGGCAGATGCGTGGTGGGAAAGCCACAGTTGCGGATGTAGGGTCCGTTCAGCCAGCCGTAGAACAGGGCAGGCAGTTCCTCCGGATACTGGCGTTGGGCCAGGTCCGCTGCGCCGAGCAGATTCGGCACTTCATGGCTAAGCAGATCTGAATTCCTGCTGTAATGGTCGGCAAACTGACCAACAGCTTTTAAGACCATATGCGGGTGCAGGGCCTGATGGGTGCAGCTCTCATTCCAGGTCAGTTCGTGCATGCGGTACACCACCGTGTCGGAGCCAGGCTGAATGTAGCGGGCTGTGAGTCCGTGCTGCATCAGGGTGTACAGCGCAGATTCAGTGTCATCGGCGTCCCGGCGCAGGGCGAGGGCCAGCAGCTCCGGGGTGGTTTGCGGCGCGAACAGACTGCCCAGGCCCAGATACGCCTCGTAAGCAGGCGAATCCAGCAGCGCCAGACTCTGCTCGATCAGCGCGGCAACCCTCTGTTCTATCAGGGCAGCGACGCTGCGTCCGTCGCGTTGGCCATGCGGCGCGACGCTCAGCGCAGCCAGCAATTCGCGCGCGCGGGGCGCCCCCTTCTGGAGCAGCGTCACGGCGGCGAGCCGCAGCGCGTAGGGATGGTCGCCCAGCACGGCGCAAAGGGCGTCCAGGGTGTAGGCATCAGGGAGAGGCAGGTCCGGACCATCCGGGCCTGACTGCAGATATCCCCGCATCAGTGCCACTGAATCGTCCCTCGCCAGCCTCTGCAGCGAGACGCGGGGAAGTTGGGGCAGGCGCTGGCGGGACGTGACCAGCACTGGCATATCAGCAGGCAGATGTTCCAGCAATGAGTGCAGGGAGTAGCTGCTGGCCGCGTTATCCAAGACAATCAGGCGGACCTGCTGGTGGCGCAGCGAGGCAGCCAGCTCCGCGTCAGTCGTGGATGGCTGCAGGCCCAGCGCTTCTTGCAGCGCAGCCAACACGACCTCGGGCACGTCGGCATTCAGCTCCAGCCACAGCACGCGGGCCGCCTCAGCTGTCTCAAGTGTCTGGATGACCACAGCCCACGCCAGCCGGGATTTGCCGATTCCCGGCAGACCCTGAAGCAGGGCGCGGTTGTGGGTGCCCAGCTGCGCCGTGACGGCCACCAGATCCTCGCGTCTGCCGCACAGGGGCCCATTTGCCAGCACGGGCAGGTCAGCTGTCGTCAATACCCGGGCGCGGTTGTGTCTGCCGCTCGTTGCGCCGATCCCGAGTTCCAGATGGCGCAGCAGGGCCAGGGTTTCGGGCTGGGGCAGGGTGTCCAGCTCACGCTTCAAGATCACGCGGCAGGCCTCAAACACCTCCAGCGCCTCGGCCATCTGTCCGGCGGCGTGTTCCAGGGTCATCAGGGCGCGGTAACCCCGTTCGTCCAGGGG
Above is a genomic segment from Deinococcus aerolatus containing:
- a CDS encoding AfsR/SARP family transcriptional regulator — protein: MTPPRRTAPESSSHSYPAASNGLTLRVLGEVLPAWKGRPLGLTAPRLLSLLAYLHLQGPTPRQALACTFWPGRGAAHVRQALYTLRTLPGADEWLAHGSSVAVSAYSDLDEVWHHLGRQDYAPALALLWPRRPLLGGLFSGASTEFEEWLEGQQAALDRAHLNALLSYAHDLQGRGEREQAREYLRRTLEVDPLDERGYRALMTLEHAAGQMAEALEVFEACRVILKRELDTLPQPETLALLRHLELGIGATSGRHNRARVLTTADLPVLANGPLCGRREDLVAVTAQLGTHNRALLQGLPGIGKSRLAWAVVIQTLETAEAARVLWLELNADVPEVVLAALQEALGLQPSTTDAELAASLRHQQVRLIVLDNAASSYSLHSLLEHLPADMPVLVTSRQRLPQLPRVSLQRLARDDSVALMRGYLQSGPDGPDLPLPDAYTLDALCAVLGDHPYALRLAAVTLLQKGAPRARELLAALSVAPHGQRDGRSVAALIEQRVAALIEQSLALLDSPAYEAYLGLGSLFAPQTTPELLALALRRDADDTESALYTLMQHGLTARYIQPGSDTVVYRMHELTWNESCTHQALHPHMVLKAVGQFADHYSRNSDLLSHEVPNLLGAADLAQRQYPEELPALFYGWLNGPYIRNCGFPTTHLPLLAKAVQIAEQAGDWEQAGVLRERQGDIQHALLGDPHGAIAQYLKAAGYARQVGLWARQATVLAVAGELQAQLHLPESGATLQEAVDIARRSGDPLIHGRVLEKQGAAHVLRNDFRSARAALQASRELMRPLLTPQQPQLQEARTTLANVTSTLGQVYQQLHNLNMALVLKREARELARQGNDVLAAASRLAEIGEILSLMGRFEEARAALQEAIGHFRDLGVTAQESAACAVLNRVPEPE